One part of the Pseudomonadota bacterium genome encodes these proteins:
- a CDS encoding heterodisulfide reductase subunit B yields MGETYSYYPGCTSHSTAMEYIEASLAVIKALGIELRELDDWCCCGAASAHNLSSSLALGLSAFNVGEAQKSGRDLVIPCAGCYGNLAQADYVLRHDLAQRALFEEKFGFKYDERVTMLSLVDLLAREELRPAVKKLVRKPLKGLRVVCYYGCAIVRPAAVTGVDSCENPRRIDRMMADLGAEVLDWSCKVDCCGGDLGLIDAHKTTALVNKIADYAVAAKADCLVTSCALCQANVDIRQQRLPILYFTELMAEAFQIGDRARWWKKHFNDPAQLFA; encoded by the coding sequence ATGGGTGAAACCTATTCATATTATCCCGGATGCACCTCGCATTCGACCGCGATGGAGTATATTGAAGCCAGTCTGGCGGTAATCAAGGCGCTCGGCATTGAACTGCGGGAGCTGGATGACTGGTGCTGCTGCGGCGCCGCTTCGGCCCATAACCTTTCGTCGTCCTTGGCTCTCGGGCTCTCCGCCTTCAACGTCGGCGAAGCGCAGAAAAGCGGGCGCGACCTGGTCATTCCTTGCGCCGGCTGCTATGGTAACCTGGCGCAGGCCGACTATGTTCTGCGGCATGATTTAGCCCAGCGAGCTCTTTTTGAAGAAAAATTCGGATTTAAATATGATGAGCGCGTAACCATGCTTTCCCTGGTTGATTTGCTGGCCCGCGAGGAGCTGCGCCCCGCGGTTAAAAAATTGGTGCGAAAGCCTTTAAAAGGGTTGAGGGTGGTTTGTTATTATGGTTGCGCCATTGTCCGGCCGGCGGCGGTAACCGGAGTCGACAGCTGTGAAAATCCCAGGCGGATAGACCGCATGATGGCGGATCTCGGAGCCGAGGTTCTTGACTGGTCCTGCAAGGTTGACTGCTGTGGTGGCGATCTGGGGCTGATTGATGCCCATAAAACCACTGCACTGGTCAATAAGATAGCCGATTACGCTGTGGCCGCCAAGGCTGACTGTCTGGTGACTTCCTGCGCTCTGTGTCAGGCCAATGTCGATATTCGACAACAGCGTCTGCCGATTCTCTATTTCACTGAACTGATGGCCGAGGCCTTTCAAATCGGGGACCGGGCACGCTGGTGGAAAAAACATTTTAACGATCCGGCGCAACTTTTCGCGTAA
- a CDS encoding heterodisulfide reductase, producing MSETLLQKVMTESGQPLNLCYQCRKCSVGCPMVKEFDFAPNVVVRMIQLGMKDELLNSKSIWMCVSCETCGSRCPNEIRLAPVMDSLRALCLAEGIAPAEPATVALHTSFIDSIKRFGRVHEATMLMSYKLRSKNLTSDLDVGLKLFLRGKIPILPKKSKNLATVKKIFNEAGK from the coding sequence ATGTCTGAAACCCTTCTGCAAAAAGTGATGACTGAAAGCGGTCAGCCGCTGAATCTCTGTTACCAATGCCGTAAATGCAGCGTTGGCTGTCCCATGGTCAAGGAGTTTGATTTTGCTCCCAACGTGGTGGTTCGCATGATTCAGCTCGGCATGAAGGACGAGCTTTTGAACAGCAAGTCGATCTGGATGTGTGTCTCCTGTGAGACTTGCGGCAGTCGCTGTCCCAATGAAATCAGACTCGCCCCGGTTATGGATTCCCTGCGGGCCTTGTGCCTGGCCGAGGGGATTGCTCCGGCTGAGCCGGCAACCGTGGCCCTGCACACCTCGTTTATTGACAGCATCAAAAGATTCGGTCGGGTGCATGAGGCGACCATGTTGATGAGCTATAAACTGAGAAGTAAAAACCTGACCTCGGATCTGGATGTCGGTCTGAAACTTTTCCTCAGAGGTAAAATTCCGATCTTGCCGAAAAAGAGCAAGAATCTCGCAACCGTAAAAAAGATTTTCAATGAGGCCGGCAAATAG
- a CDS encoding CoB--CoM heterodisulfide reductase iron-sulfur subunit A family protein, whose amino-acid sequence MEKKLGVFVCWCGSNIASSVDVDKAVAETLKMDGVVHAENYMYMCSDPGQQKVKDTIVEKGLDGVVVACCSPRMHENTFRKAAGLVGLNSYLLEIANIREQCSWVHQNDKPLATAKAVNIIAGTLDKVKENLPLETITIDLTKRVCVVGGGIAGIMSALDLANAGYEVVIIEKEPAIGGHMAQISQTFPYFQNVPEMLEQKIAEVVAHHKIKVYTSSEVENLEGYVGNFNVTIRSQPAFVDIARCSACGKCIEVCPVSNPDEFNRGLSRRGAIFRYNQFESSRIPVLRQVDCLHFAPSHEVEPCTLCSDACLEKAIDLGAIPALQKEFVGAIVMATGYDLYNPANLPEYGGGDIPDVIDALTFERLLDPKGPTGGRVVCPSNGKVPESVVFIQCAGSRDPERHKAYCSRACCMYTAKQARLYRRQVKTGTAYISYMDIRSDSRDFEEFVQRGMEDEKLVYVRGRVARVIPEDGMLKVFASDTLSSRQLEIEADLVVLAMAMEPKTGIRDLAKKMNVTIDGDAFLSETHIKLYPVESSTKGVYLAGCGQSPKDITDTVSQALATAGKIQTMFSNKTLIADPLIAEVKNDVCSGCGICIEICPYGARLMNNFTRISEVNQAVCQGCGACIAACPNKACELINSTSRQFIRMIGDFAGKAEAV is encoded by the coding sequence ATGGAAAAGAAACTAGGTGTTTTTGTCTGCTGGTGCGGTTCCAACATCGCCAGCAGTGTCGATGTGGACAAGGCCGTGGCTGAGACCTTGAAAATGGACGGCGTGGTGCATGCCGAAAACTACATGTATATGTGCTCCGATCCCGGTCAGCAGAAGGTCAAGGATACGATCGTGGAAAAGGGGTTGGATGGTGTGGTGGTGGCCTGTTGTTCGCCCCGCATGCATGAAAATACCTTTCGCAAGGCGGCGGGTTTGGTTGGTTTGAACTCTTATTTGCTGGAAATCGCCAATATTCGGGAGCAATGCAGCTGGGTTCATCAGAATGACAAACCCTTGGCCACGGCCAAGGCGGTCAATATTATTGCCGGGACGCTTGACAAGGTTAAAGAAAATCTGCCGTTGGAGACAATCACGATTGATCTTACCAAGCGCGTTTGTGTCGTCGGTGGCGGTATCGCCGGGATCATGTCGGCGCTTGACCTGGCCAATGCCGGCTATGAAGTGGTGATTATCGAAAAGGAACCGGCCATCGGCGGCCACATGGCTCAGATCAGTCAGACTTTTCCCTATTTCCAAAACGTTCCCGAAATGTTGGAACAGAAGATTGCCGAGGTCGTCGCCCATCATAAAATAAAAGTTTATACTAGTTCAGAGGTCGAGAACCTGGAAGGTTACGTTGGTAATTTCAATGTTACCATTCGCAGTCAGCCGGCTTTTGTCGACATCGCCCGTTGCTCGGCCTGCGGCAAATGCATTGAAGTTTGTCCGGTATCGAATCCCGATGAATTTAATCGCGGACTCAGCCGGCGTGGGGCTATCTTTCGTTACAACCAGTTTGAATCTTCCCGTATTCCGGTTTTGCGCCAGGTAGATTGTTTACATTTTGCCCCTTCCCATGAGGTCGAGCCCTGTACTTTATGTAGTGATGCCTGCCTCGAGAAAGCGATAGATCTTGGGGCGATTCCCGCCTTGCAGAAAGAATTTGTCGGAGCGATCGTCATGGCTACCGGCTATGACCTTTACAACCCGGCCAATCTCCCCGAATACGGAGGTGGTGACATACCTGATGTCATCGACGCCTTGACTTTTGAACGTCTGCTTGATCCCAAAGGTCCTACCGGCGGCAGGGTTGTGTGTCCTTCGAATGGTAAGGTTCCTGAAAGCGTGGTCTTTATTCAGTGTGCCGGTTCTCGTGATCCGGAACGTCATAAAGCGTACTGTTCCCGCGCCTGCTGCATGTATACGGCAAAACAGGCGCGGCTTTACCGCCGCCAGGTTAAAACCGGTACGGCCTATATCTCTTACATGGATATTCGTTCCGACAGCCGTGATTTTGAAGAATTCGTTCAGCGGGGCATGGAGGATGAAAAACTGGTTTATGTGCGCGGTCGGGTTGCCAGGGTGATTCCGGAAGACGGGATGCTCAAGGTGTTTGCCAGTGATACGTTAAGTAGCCGCCAGCTGGAGATTGAGGCGGATTTGGTGGTTCTGGCCATGGCCATGGAACCTAAGACCGGGATTCGCGATCTTGCCAAAAAGATGAACGTCACGATTGACGGCGATGCCTTTCTCTCGGAAACCCATATTAAGCTCTATCCGGTGGAAAGTTCGACCAAAGGAGTCTATCTCGCCGGGTGCGGGCAATCTCCCAAGGATATCACTGACACGGTCTCGCAAGCCCTGGCTACAGCCGGCAAGATCCAGACTATGTTTTCCAATAAAACCCTGATTGCCGATCCCCTGATTGCCGAAGTTAAAAATGATGTCTGCAGCGGCTGTGGCATCTGTATCGAGATCTGCCCTTACGGAGCTCGCCTGATGAACAATTTTACTCGGATTTCCGAGGTCAACCAGGCGGTATGCCAGGGTTGCGGCGCCTGCATTGCCGCCTGTCCCAACAAGGCCTGTGAGTTGATTAATTCGACTTCCCGTCAATTTATCCGGATGATCGGCGATTTTGCCGGCAAAGCCGAGGCGGTGTAA
- a CDS encoding CoB--CoM heterodisulfide reductase iron-sulfur subunit A family protein — MAEIIELSGEQKGEQLSCACVFGGMSDFESVPVDRRVMVIGGGITGITSAIDLGNAGYQVLLVERLPSVGGRMLQLSETFPTLDCAQCTLTPRTVESGQHPKVTLKTSCEVEALTGEPGNFTIRVRQKKTYVDWNKCTGCGTCIQKCPSNGIAMFERDAGKMTAIYTLSPQAVPNKPVIDAERCRYLTRGKCGVCAKVCPVGAIDYEQQESFFEVQVGAIIVATGFDIYDWKKKMPEFGGGEIPDVIDGLTFERYLSASGPSAGAMVRPSDGKTPKEIVFIQCVGSRNPEFHKSYCSRVCCMYTAKHARLYKHKVHDGQVYIFYIDIRSTGKGYEQFIQQSVAEEELIYIRGRAARLYREGDKVIVQGADTLSGRKIEIAADLVVLAAAMVPNEGAQELAEILGLQSNKDGFFIEENYKLSPVESGRPGIYLAGCCLGAKDIADSAAQGSAASSKAQVFLSSVRRNKQQEAV; from the coding sequence ATGGCTGAAATAATTGAACTGAGCGGCGAACAAAAAGGCGAACAGCTTTCCTGCGCCTGCGTATTCGGGGGTATGAGCGACTTTGAAAGCGTTCCGGTTGATCGTCGGGTAATGGTTATCGGAGGCGGAATCACCGGTATTACCTCTGCTATCGACCTCGGGAATGCCGGTTATCAGGTACTTTTGGTTGAGAGGCTACCGTCGGTCGGTGGTCGGATGCTGCAACTTTCCGAGACTTTTCCGACGCTTGATTGCGCCCAGTGTACTTTGACCCCACGAACGGTTGAGTCGGGGCAGCATCCCAAGGTTACCCTGAAAACCAGTTGCGAGGTAGAGGCCCTGACAGGCGAACCGGGTAATTTCACGATTCGGGTCAGACAGAAAAAAACTTATGTTGACTGGAATAAATGCACCGGGTGCGGTACCTGTATTCAGAAGTGTCCGAGCAATGGGATCGCCATGTTTGAACGGGATGCCGGTAAAATGACCGCGATTTATACGCTGTCGCCGCAGGCGGTGCCAAACAAGCCGGTGATCGATGCTGAACGCTGCCGCTACCTAACCAGGGGTAAATGTGGGGTTTGCGCCAAGGTCTGTCCGGTCGGGGCGATTGATTACGAGCAGCAGGAAAGTTTCTTCGAGGTTCAGGTTGGAGCCATTATCGTGGCCACTGGTTTCGATATTTACGACTGGAAAAAGAAGATGCCTGAATTCGGAGGTGGCGAGATTCCCGATGTCATCGACGGTCTGACCTTTGAGCGCTATCTTTCCGCCTCGGGGCCGTCGGCCGGAGCCATGGTTCGCCCTTCCGACGGGAAAACTCCGAAAGAGATTGTTTTTATCCAGTGTGTCGGTTCACGGAATCCTGAGTTTCATAAATCCTATTGTTCCCGGGTCTGCTGTATGTATACCGCCAAGCACGCCCGCCTTTACAAACATAAGGTTCATGACGGCCAGGTCTATATTTTTTATATTGATATTCGGTCAACCGGAAAGGGTTATGAGCAGTTTATCCAGCAGTCGGTAGCGGAAGAAGAGCTCATCTATATTCGCGGCCGGGCCGCCCGTCTTTACCGCGAAGGAGATAAGGTTATAGTGCAGGGAGCCGATACCCTGAGTGGTAGAAAAATAGAGATTGCAGCCGACCTGGTGGTGCTGGCGGCGGCCATGGTTCCCAATGAGGGAGCGCAGGAGCTGGCTGAAATCCTGGGTCTGCAGTCCAATAAAGACGGTTTTTTCATCGAGGAAAACTATAAGCTCTCGCCGGTCGAGAGCGGCCGGCCTGGGATTTATCTGGCGGGTTGCTGTCTGGGAGCCAAGGATATTGCCGATTCAGCGGCTCAGGGCAGCGCCGCATCCAGCAAAGCTCAGGTTTTTCTTTCTTCTGTACGACGTAATAAGCAGCAGGAAGCGGTTTAA
- a CDS encoding disulfide reductase: protein MKYSYFPGCTLYTKAKKLDDAGRECSRKLGFELDELPDWTCCGATFPLTNDYHIAMSGPTRILADTKDRGDNKLVTLCSVCFNVLKRTNNVMRNDEERRSKITDFIERQYHGEVDVLHYLQVLRDEIGFKVLQDTVVKPLAGLKVACYYGCLLLRPVKEIALDAMENPTIFEDFVRALGGEPVPFPYRIECCGAFQTVHSMTTATRCSRDILRNASGNGADLVITTCPLCQFNLDDRQAEIVQSDAAFKTIPVVYFTQLLAIALDLPAEDLGFERNLIDPLPLLRDKGLVS, encoded by the coding sequence ATGAAGTATTCATACTTTCCCGGATGTACCCTTTATACCAAGGCCAAGAAACTTGATGACGCCGGTCGCGAATGCAGCCGGAAGCTGGGTTTTGAGCTTGACGAACTGCCCGACTGGACCTGTTGCGGTGCAACCTTTCCGTTGACCAACGATTATCATATCGCGATGTCGGGGCCGACCAGGATTCTGGCCGATACCAAAGATCGGGGCGATAATAAGCTGGTAACGCTTTGTTCGGTCTGTTTCAATGTGCTTAAGCGCACCAACAACGTCATGCGCAACGACGAGGAGCGGCGGAGCAAGATTACCGATTTTATTGAACGTCAATACCATGGAGAGGTTGATGTTCTGCATTATCTCCAGGTATTGCGCGATGAAATCGGTTTTAAAGTCTTGCAGGATACGGTGGTTAAACCTCTGGCCGGTCTCAAGGTGGCCTGTTATTATGGATGCCTGCTGCTGCGTCCGGTCAAGGAGATCGCTCTTGATGCCATGGAAAACCCGACTATTTTTGAAGATTTTGTTCGGGCTCTAGGCGGTGAACCGGTGCCCTTTCCTTACCGGATCGAATGCTGCGGTGCTTTTCAGACGGTTCACTCGATGACAACGGCAACTCGCTGCTCGCGTGACATTCTCCGGAATGCTTCCGGCAACGGAGCCGATCTGGTGATCACCACTTGTCCTTTATGTCAGTTTAATCTTGATGACCGGCAAGCTGAGATTGTGCAAAGCGATGCGGCCTTTAAAACCATTCCGGTAGTCTATTTTACCCAGTTGCTGGCGATTGCCCTCGATCTGCCCGCTGAAGATCTGGGCTTTGAGCGTAATCTGATTGATCCGCTTCCGCTGTTGCGGGACAAGGGTCTGGTTTCCTGA
- a CDS encoding 4Fe-4S dicluster domain-containing protein — protein sequence MKTRIYRSQVKSDFINKVAEISGENFFNCYQCGNCSAGCPAVDEMDLLPSQVVRYLQLGLENEVKDCKSMWVCAACMMCQARCPKGVDISKIMEALRVLRLREVGGTAHIDVTDFSKEYLARAPQIAMISGYRKFLPL from the coding sequence ATGAAAACCAGGATTTACCGCTCCCAGGTAAAAAGTGATTTCATCAACAAGGTCGCCGAGATCAGCGGCGAAAATTTCTTTAATTGTTATCAATGCGGCAATTGTTCGGCAGGTTGTCCCGCAGTTGATGAAATGGACCTTCTGCCCAGTCAGGTGGTGCGCTATCTGCAACTTGGACTGGAAAATGAAGTTAAAGACTGTAAGTCAATGTGGGTCTGCGCCGCCTGCATGATGTGTCAGGCTCGCTGTCCCAAGGGAGTGGATATCTCTAAAATCATGGAGGCCCTGCGGGTTTTGCGTCTGCGCGAAGTGGGCGGAACGGCACATATTGATGTTACTGATTTTTCCAAAGAATATCTGGCCCGGGCCCCGCAGATCGCGATGATCAGCGGCTATCGGAAGTTCCTTCCACTCTAA
- a CDS encoding Fe-S-containing hydro-lyase, with product MMDRVIRLTPPLSEGVVADLKAGDRVLLSGTIYTGRDAAHKRLVDLLAKGESLPIPLQGEIIYFVGPTPAKPGKVIGSAGPTTSYRMDSYSSRLLAEGLKGMIGKGGRSREVRDAIEKYHAVYFAATGGAGALLAQRIKKAEVVAYEDLGPEAIRRIEVEDFPVVVINDIYGNDLYEQGVKPYIR from the coding sequence ATGATGGATCGGGTTATTCGTCTGACGCCGCCGCTGAGTGAAGGAGTGGTGGCTGATCTGAAAGCGGGCGATCGGGTGTTGCTCAGTGGTACGATTTATACCGGCCGCGATGCCGCGCATAAGCGGCTTGTCGATCTCCTGGCTAAGGGAGAATCGTTGCCGATACCCTTGCAGGGTGAGATTATTTATTTTGTTGGGCCGACTCCGGCTAAACCCGGCAAGGTTATCGGTTCCGCCGGTCCGACTACTAGTTATCGCATGGATTCCTATTCTTCCCGACTGCTGGCTGAAGGTCTAAAGGGCATGATCGGCAAGGGCGGTCGCAGCCGGGAAGTGCGTGATGCGATCGAAAAATATCATGCGGTTTATTTCGCTGCGACCGGCGGGGCTGGGGCACTACTCGCCCAGCGTATAAAAAAGGCTGAAGTTGTCGCCTATGAAGATCTGGGTCCGGAAGCCATTCGTCGGATTGAGGTCGAGGATTTTCCGGTGGTTGTGATCAATGACATCTACGGTAACGATTTGTATGAACAGGGCGTTAAGCCCTATATCAGATAA